One part of the Mya arenaria isolate MELC-2E11 chromosome 3, ASM2691426v1 genome encodes these proteins:
- the LOC128228490 gene encoding heat shock 70 kDa protein 12A-like produces the protein MGSGASAAFTGETYGEVSGRRLAVTNGRTRVTQRANPNQGTKKDNALICAAIDFGTTYSGYAFSFYNSADKIHTHYWPPGQMTKTPTVVLLEPSGNFHSFGMVAMDKYKELLDKQEHKEWYLFERFKMKLYEKGSTLSLDLLTEDITGKTKSAIEIFSASISYITDHLLNPVNDSERMRGISINKDKDIHWILTVPAIWSDRAKVFMRTAAVNAGIPEDMLSLALEPEAASLDCRDLLGEAAKYVGYRYMVLDLGGGTADITAHEVADDGNLTELHPPTGGDFGGTKVDIKFDELMSRIFGETVLKRFKQEYMQDYWELMLDLERKKKMFNGTGKMILHQPVTLTELFSDITGSTIEETILKTPFKNKVQFKLGKIYIAEDIARQLFDDALKNICEATLGIMQKVEKIEKIILVGGFSESPYLEMVMREKFNDLVDFPKEPSGAVLRGAVRFGQKPTTISTRVCPYTYGIARMVNFKSFHPPTKKVTIGGIEYCDNVFNIHISKGTKVSVENKHLATEHKYYRPLHEMSQTSIEVYASDKPDPEFVDEPGCRQIGLAVVDIDPTGDMGSRIWVKLIFGGTELELVVRDEKSRKISNAVFKLF, from the exons AGGGCGAACCCTAATCAAGGGACTAAGAAGGATAATGCACTGATATGTGCTGCTATTGACTTTGGTACCACATACTCTGGGTATGCATTCTCCTTCTACAATAGCGCGGACAAAATACACACCCACTACTGGCCACCAGGACAGATGACTAAG ACGCCGACCGTTGTTCTGCTTGAACCAAGTGGGAACTTTCATTCATTTGGGATGGTCGCAATGGACAAGTACAAGGAATTACTGGATAAGCAGGAGCACAAAGAATGGTACCTGTTTGAGAGATTCAAGATGAAACTCTATGAGAAAGGCTCG ACATTGAGTTTAGATCTTCTTACCGAAGATATAACGGGTAAGACCAAGTCTGCCATAGAAATATTCTCCGCCTCAATCAGTTACATAACAGATCATCTTCTCAACCCAGTGAATGATTCAGAGAGAATGAGAGGCATTAGTATAAACAAGGACAAGGACATCCACTGGATTCTGACAGTTCCAGCTATCTGGAGCGACAGAGCAAAGGTCTTCATGAGGACAGCTGCTGTAAAT GCTGGAATCCCTGAAGATATGTTAAGTCTTGCTTTGGAACCGGAAGCAGCGTCTCTGGACTGCCGAGACTTGTTGGGAGAAGCGGCGAAGTACGTCGGCTACCGATACATGGTGCTCGATCTAGGAG GAGGGACAGCTGATATAACTGCACATGAAGTTGCCGACGACGGAAATCTCACAGAGCTACACCCGCCAACTGGCGGGGACTTCGGTGGTACAAAGGTGGATATCAAATTCGATGAGCTGATGAGTAGAATATTTggtgaaacagttttaaaacgCTTTAAGCAAGAGTACATGCAAGACTATTGGGAATTAATGTTGGATTTGGaaaggaaaaagaaaatgttcaatgGAACTGGAAAAATGATTCTTCATCAACCAGTGACTCTGACAGAGTTATTCTCAGACATCACTGGTAGCACGATAGAGGAGACTATATTGAAAACGCCATTCAAAAACAAAGTGCAGTTCAAATTAGGAAAAATATACATTGCTGAAGATATAGCGCGTCAGCTATTTGATGACGCCTTGAAGAATATTTGTGAAGCCACTTTAGGAATTATGCAGAAAGtggaaaaaattgaaaagattATCTTGGTTGGTGGATTTTCAGAATCACCATATCTGGAAATGGTAATGCGAGAAAAATTCAATGACCTCGTTGATTTTCCAAAGGAACCATCTGGGGCTGTGTTGCGTGGGGCAGTACGATTCGGACAGAAACCGACCACTATATCTACTCGGGTATGCCCTTACACCTATGGCATCGCAAGAATGGTGAACTTCAAATCGTTTCATCCTCCTACTAAGAAAGTGACTATTGGTGGTATCGAATATTGCGATAACGTTTTCAATATACACATCTCAAAGGGAACAAAAGTGTCagtggaaaacaaacatttggcaACAGAACATAAATACTACAGACCATTGCACGAAATGTCACAAACATCTATAGAAGTGTACGCTAGTGATAAACCTGATCCTGAATTTGTCGATGAGCCAGGCTGTCGACAAATAGGTCTGGCAGTTGTTGATATTGACCCAACAGGGGACATGGGATCAAGAATATGGGTTAAACTCATATTTGGTGGCACAGAATTAGAACTAGTTGTTCGTGATGAGAAGAGTAGAAAAATTAGTAATGCGGTGTTTAAGTTGTTCTAA